One region of Polypterus senegalus isolate Bchr_013 chromosome 11, ASM1683550v1, whole genome shotgun sequence genomic DNA includes:
- the cdpf1 gene encoding cysteine-rich DPF motif domain-containing protein 1 isoform X2: protein MDKNHQTLDPLCGLLEECYVMKDPFSPEKDKFMIIGSRCSLCNKNVCVGMECSLFYTKRFCLPCVNIHFKEFPDQVQMEIAKRKQGYKNQ, encoded by the exons ATGGACAAAAACCACCAAACACTAGATCCATTGTGTGG CCTCTTAGaggaatgttatgttatgaaggACCCCTTCAGCCCGGAGAAAGATAAATTTATGATCATTGGCTCACGCTGCAGCTTATGCaacaaaaatgtttgtgttggAATG GAATGTAGCCTGTTTTACACTAAGAGGTTTTGTCTTCCATGCGTCAACATTCATTTCAAAGAGTTTCCAGATCAAGTCCAAATGGAAATTGCAAAAAGGAAGCAAGGTTACAAGAATCAGTGA
- the cdpf1 gene encoding cysteine-rich DPF motif domain-containing protein 1 isoform X1: MEHAEGTIKEQLFSCDLCGLTSPFSYYGQKPPNTRSIVLLEECYVMKDPFSPEKDKFMIIGSRCSLCNKNVCVGMECSLFYTKRFCLPCVNIHFKEFPDQVQMEIAKRKQGYKNQ, encoded by the exons ATGGAACATGCTGAGGGAACTATCAAGGAGCAACTTTTCAGTTGTGATCTTTGTGGGCTAACCTCTCCATTTAGCTATTATGGACAAAAACCACCAAACACTAGATCCATTGT CCTCTTAGaggaatgttatgttatgaaggACCCCTTCAGCCCGGAGAAAGATAAATTTATGATCATTGGCTCACGCTGCAGCTTATGCaacaaaaatgtttgtgttggAATG GAATGTAGCCTGTTTTACACTAAGAGGTTTTGTCTTCCATGCGTCAACATTCATTTCAAAGAGTTTCCAGATCAAGTCCAAATGGAAATTGCAAAAAGGAAGCAAGGTTACAAGAATCAGTGA